From Thermogemmata fonticola, one genomic window encodes:
- a CDS encoding FHA domain-containing protein, translated as MSQRILGELVPVGGGDPIPLTAEVMVIGRRPSCDICLNFQNVSGTHCELSLRNGVWHIRDLNSTNGIKVNGERTLRRPLRPGDEIGIANHRYRIQYQLPPGSSFDDIFAEEEDPFAQSLLEKAGLVRPKKPPQGRG; from the coding sequence ATGAGCCAGCGTATTCTCGGTGAATTGGTGCCAGTGGGGGGGGGTGATCCTATTCCCTTGACGGCCGAGGTCATGGTCATCGGACGGCGACCGTCCTGCGACATCTGCCTCAATTTCCAGAACGTCTCCGGCACCCATTGTGAGTTGTCCTTGCGGAATGGCGTTTGGCACATCCGGGACCTCAATAGCACGAATGGGATCAAGGTCAATGGGGAACGCACTCTGCGCCGGCCTCTGCGACCCGGAGATGAGATCGGAATTGCCAACCACCGGTATCGCATCCAATATCAGCTTCCTCCGGGAAGTAGTTTTGACGACATCTTTGCGGAGGAGGAGGACCCATTTGCTCAATCCCTGCTCGAAAAGGCCGGTTTGGTGCGTCCGAAGAAACCGCCGCAAGGCCGGGGTTGA
- a CDS encoding pre-toxin TG domain-containing protein, with protein MRWTRIEDPRAADAVIAHLKAVGQDTRRAASMVVDFIPVAGQVKGGVEAGIRFDPIAMERLDGLDRALAITGLIPRVSCSAR; from the coding sequence ATGAGGTGGACTCGCATCGAAGACCCGCGTGCCGCCGACGCAGTCATCGCCCACCTGAAGGCGGTCGGACAAGATACCCGACGGGCCGCGAGTATGGTGGTGGACTTCATACCGGTCGCGGGCCAGGTCAAGGGTGGCGTGGAGGCTGGCATCAGGTTCGACCCGATCGCTATGGAGAGGTTGGACGGGCTTGATCGCGCCCTTGCCATTACCGGCTTGATCCCAAGGGTAAGCTGTTCGGCAAGGTAG
- a CDS encoding dipeptidyl-peptidase 5, with product MTVEDLFALRRVSSPQVSPDGRWVVYTVGEVDLSENRITTALWLASTDETVPPRRLTDPPPGKRDSQPRWSPDGRHILFESNREGSSQVWRVAMPGGTPQRITNISTGASDPIWSPDGRLIAFVSAVYPEFSTLPFAESDRRNRERDEAREKNPVKARVFTRLFFRHWDSYVEDKRWHIFVCRPDGSECRDVTPGDRDAYPTSSTFASVQNFTFTPDSQHLVFTAVPAKNEAWSTNYDLCRVSVTNRSTQWETITRDNPAADSGPLFSPDGKRLAWRAQKRAGYEADQWHIHIAEVQPDGRLTGPVRCLTERIPHSVDEIVFAPQGNLYYVAEERAESAFFSLSAQGEWNRIAPRGIGKVSQLTVRGQPAQWVYLRSTMTMPAEVCLTRPDGRGVNISQANTEQLARLNLPRPEEVEVPVEGGVRMQMWLLKPPGFDPQKKWPVAYLVHGGPQGAWEDGWSWRWNPSLWAAQGYIVVLPNPRGSTGFGQKFTDEISGDWGGKCYRDLVAGLEYVKKLPYVDSQRLAAAGASFGGYMMNWFAVNDIAKDLCCIITHCSVWNFESMWGTTDELWFDEYEHGGLPWEVPGKYAEFSPHKKAGNLARYKVPMLVIHNDLDFRCPIGQGHELFTTLQRLGVPSRMVNFPDEGHWVLKPRNSHYWHEEVFAWLKKYCPPGGR from the coding sequence ATGACTGTAGAGGACCTGTTTGCTTTGCGGCGGGTTAGCTCCCCCCAAGTCAGCCCCGATGGGCGGTGGGTGGTGTACACGGTGGGCGAAGTGGATCTCTCGGAAAATCGGATCACCACCGCGTTATGGCTAGCTTCCACCGATGAAACGGTACCGCCCCGGCGCTTGACCGATCCTCCGCCGGGCAAGCGGGACAGCCAGCCGCGCTGGTCGCCAGATGGCCGCCACATTCTCTTTGAATCCAATCGCGAGGGGTCTTCGCAAGTGTGGCGAGTGGCCATGCCAGGAGGAACGCCCCAACGGATCACGAACATCAGCACGGGTGCCAGCGATCCGATTTGGTCGCCAGATGGCCGGTTGATCGCTTTTGTGTCCGCCGTTTATCCTGAGTTCAGCACCCTGCCATTTGCAGAAAGCGATCGTCGCAACCGAGAACGGGACGAAGCACGGGAGAAGAACCCGGTCAAAGCCCGTGTCTTTACACGCCTGTTCTTCCGACACTGGGATAGTTATGTAGAGGACAAACGCTGGCATATTTTCGTCTGCCGACCTGATGGCTCGGAATGCCGCGATGTTACACCGGGAGATCGGGATGCTTATCCCACCAGCTCGACTTTCGCCAGCGTGCAGAACTTCACCTTTACGCCCGACAGTCAACACCTCGTGTTTACAGCCGTACCCGCAAAGAACGAAGCCTGGAGCACCAATTACGATCTGTGTCGGGTGAGTGTCACCAATCGTTCCACCCAGTGGGAAACTATAACACGGGACAACCCAGCGGCGGATAGCGGACCGTTATTCAGTCCCGATGGGAAGCGTTTGGCTTGGCGTGCTCAGAAGCGAGCTGGTTACGAGGCGGACCAGTGGCACATTCACATCGCCGAGGTGCAACCGGATGGCCGTCTCACCGGTCCGGTCCGCTGCCTCACCGAAAGAATACCGCATTCTGTGGATGAAATCGTTTTCGCTCCCCAAGGAAACCTTTACTACGTTGCTGAAGAACGGGCGGAAAGCGCCTTTTTCTCCCTTTCCGCGCAAGGGGAGTGGAACCGGATTGCCCCGCGGGGGATTGGAAAAGTTAGCCAGCTTACTGTGCGGGGTCAGCCCGCCCAATGGGTCTATTTACGTTCCACGATGACCATGCCCGCCGAAGTGTGTTTGACACGTCCGGATGGCCGGGGCGTCAACATCAGCCAAGCCAACACAGAACAGCTCGCCCGGCTGAACCTGCCCCGGCCGGAAGAGGTGGAAGTTCCGGTTGAAGGCGGAGTGCGCATGCAGATGTGGTTGCTCAAGCCGCCGGGGTTCGATCCTCAGAAAAAATGGCCGGTTGCTTATTTGGTGCACGGCGGGCCGCAAGGGGCCTGGGAGGATGGCTGGAGCTGGCGTTGGAATCCCTCGCTCTGGGCAGCCCAAGGGTATATTGTCGTCCTACCCAATCCTCGCGGGAGTACAGGCTTTGGCCAGAAGTTCACGGATGAAATTAGCGGCGACTGGGGAGGAAAATGCTACCGCGATCTGGTGGCAGGACTGGAATACGTCAAGAAATTACCTTACGTCGATTCTCAGCGACTAGCGGCGGCGGGAGCCAGCTTCGGCGGATATATGATGAATTGGTTCGCCGTCAACGACATCGCCAAGGACCTCTGCTGCATCATCACCCACTGTTCCGTGTGGAATTTCGAGAGCATGTGGGGCACGACGGATGAACTCTGGTTCGATGAATACGAACACGGCGGCCTGCCCTGGGAGGTTCCCGGCAAATATGCCGAGTTTTCTCCTCACAAAAAAGCGGGTAATCTCGCCCGGTACAAAGTCCCCATGCTGGTCATCCACAATGATCTGGACTTTCGCTGCCCGATTGGGCAGGGGCATGAATTGTTCACCACGTTGCAACGTCTCGGTGTGCCGTCCCGCATGGTCAACTTCCCTGATGAGGGACACTGGGTTCTCAAGCCGCGTAACAGCCACTATTGGCACGAGGAGGTCTTCGCCTGGTTGAAGAAATACTGCCCGCCAGGGGGTCGTTAG
- the uppP gene encoding undecaprenyl-diphosphatase UppP gives MQWWEAAILGLVQGVTEFLPISSTAHLLVVRHLLGHAHPEDAFTVVIQIGSMVAVVGYFRRDLARLIAGSWEVLRQGGRRLSPDGRWALLVGIGTIPAGVAGFFGYGWLKSHAFALPVVAVVSVVFAVLMGVAEWWSAYRKRSGRAARTEQELNWWDALWIGCWQACALMPGGSRSGTTITGGLLLGLHRTAATRFSFVLALPIVLMAGFKEIWEECQRWQWPSTDSPPGQLATVESWAAWLIGFLVSTIVSYGAIWFLLRFVRRNSLWVFVVYRLGFGALLLVVWALGWLVP, from the coding sequence ATGCAATGGTGGGAAGCGGCGATTCTGGGGTTAGTGCAAGGAGTGACGGAATTTCTGCCGATCAGCAGCACGGCCCATCTCTTGGTGGTGCGTCATCTTTTGGGTCACGCCCATCCGGAGGATGCCTTCACAGTGGTCATCCAGATCGGCTCGATGGTAGCTGTCGTGGGGTATTTTCGCCGGGATTTGGCTCGTTTGATAGCGGGAAGTTGGGAGGTTTTGCGTCAGGGTGGCCGCCGGTTATCGCCAGATGGCCGTTGGGCGTTACTGGTGGGGATTGGAACGATACCTGCGGGAGTGGCAGGCTTTTTCGGCTATGGCTGGCTCAAGTCGCATGCATTTGCGTTGCCCGTGGTCGCCGTGGTGTCGGTGGTTTTTGCCGTTTTGATGGGGGTGGCGGAGTGGTGGTCAGCCTATCGGAAACGATCCGGCCGCGCTGCACGAACGGAGCAGGAGTTGAACTGGTGGGATGCCCTTTGGATTGGTTGCTGGCAGGCTTGTGCTCTGATGCCAGGAGGCTCCCGTTCTGGCACGACGATTACGGGAGGACTGCTTCTCGGCCTGCATCGCACGGCGGCCACGCGCTTCTCCTTTGTTTTGGCCCTGCCGATTGTCCTCATGGCAGGATTCAAAGAGATATGGGAGGAATGTCAGCGCTGGCAGTGGCCCTCAACAGATTCGCCGCCGGGTCAGTTGGCCACTGTAGAGTCATGGGCTGCTTGGCTGATTGGTTTTCTCGTGTCCACTATTGTTTCTTACGGGGCGATTTGGTTCTTGCTCCGCTTTGTGCGGCGGAATAGCCTGTGGGTCTTCGTAGTGTATCGCCTTGGCTTTGGGGCCTTGTTGTTGGTGGTGTGGGCTTTGGGATGGCTTGTCCCGTGA
- the pilM gene encoding type IV pilus assembly protein PilM — protein MAKNIGVWGVDIGQCALKALRLELIDGRPTATDFDYIEHAKILSQPDADPDTLIREALEKFLSRNAEKVKYDEVAISISGQSGLVRFVKLPPVEEKKIGDIVKFEARQQIPFPLDEVIWDYQKIAGGEAVEGFATDTEIGLFAMKRDVISRYLGYFQSTRMEVHLIQMTPLALVNFAIYEIFKKGGPAEDTSGGEETSPEDTPRGKKRCVVVLDIGTEASNLIITDGDKVIWQRPIPLGGNNFTRALTKELKLTFAKAEHLKRNAAKSPEMANILKAIKPVLSDFVGEVQRSLGYFSNTHRDCHISYMVGLGSAFKLPGLQKYLSEKLSLDVRKPTEFHRLAGEQVTKDPLFTDNVLTFPVAYGLALQGLGLARLTTNLLPTEIRTDRLIRAKKPYAAAAAAMLLLGVFGLAFSYAAPYKALSDPAIDKSIKEVEAASKDYSRQESEYNSRITKAKETQSDVKLIIAGQEERLNWPRFLEVQTAALPRPPHGQDPGNLQDPEQQKFWKMEGDIGLRAYQWWLSRMRDGVRIDQMLDDANSENPKYLAVVNVEAFHTRWVKDLGKFLDQVDTLVFKEYRENIADTMKEDERVRDETQNRNKPKPLEGGGWVVEIRGYTEHEAGPQFIKLGLVRNLQQIDKFAQDETKISRYIVGGKDPVKGKVSHVFVYKVWTVNNATSHLPVHIQQSYLEAILGGGRRGGTDGTSGPPGMAMGTPPGGAPGDTMGAYGSMMAGAGGAASPADELAPQWRPLKGGRAAMTPGMPGYSGSGGMIPPGTGSPDDAGAPGAAGSGGISLPPPPTGTAGGIGLPSPPVGTGGGVAPGGPILPGGSRVGQPPSTSSGSGRIRHEFVVMFIWREPVPPVPVDTP, from the coding sequence ATGGCGAAAAACATAGGCGTTTGGGGAGTAGACATTGGCCAATGTGCCCTCAAGGCCCTACGGTTGGAGCTGATCGATGGCCGGCCCACCGCCACAGACTTCGACTACATCGAGCATGCCAAAATCCTATCCCAGCCTGACGCCGACCCAGACACTCTCATCCGCGAAGCCTTGGAAAAATTCCTCTCCCGCAATGCGGAAAAAGTCAAATACGATGAGGTTGCCATTAGCATTTCGGGTCAATCCGGCTTGGTCCGCTTCGTCAAGCTCCCGCCGGTCGAAGAGAAAAAGATCGGGGACATTGTCAAATTTGAAGCCCGGCAGCAGATTCCTTTTCCCCTCGATGAGGTCATTTGGGACTATCAGAAGATCGCAGGCGGTGAAGCGGTAGAGGGATTCGCCACCGATACGGAAATCGGCTTGTTCGCCATGAAACGGGATGTGATCTCCCGCTACCTCGGCTATTTTCAATCCACGCGCATGGAAGTCCACCTGATCCAAATGACCCCATTGGCTTTGGTCAACTTCGCCATCTACGAAATTTTCAAGAAAGGGGGACCTGCCGAGGATACCAGCGGTGGCGAGGAAACATCCCCGGAAGACACTCCGCGGGGTAAAAAACGCTGTGTCGTTGTCCTCGACATTGGCACCGAAGCCTCCAATCTGATCATTACGGATGGGGACAAAGTTATCTGGCAGCGCCCGATCCCCCTCGGAGGGAACAACTTTACACGTGCCCTGACCAAAGAGTTGAAACTCACGTTCGCCAAAGCCGAGCACCTCAAACGCAACGCCGCGAAAAGCCCAGAGATGGCTAACATCCTCAAAGCGATCAAGCCGGTGCTCAGCGATTTCGTCGGCGAAGTCCAGCGCTCGTTAGGATATTTCAGCAATACACATCGCGACTGTCACATCAGTTACATGGTGGGCCTTGGCAGCGCCTTCAAGCTGCCTGGGTTGCAGAAATATCTCAGCGAAAAGCTCTCCCTGGATGTGCGCAAGCCGACTGAGTTCCATCGCTTGGCCGGGGAACAAGTGACGAAAGATCCGCTCTTCACTGATAACGTGCTGACCTTCCCCGTCGCCTACGGCTTGGCCTTGCAAGGATTGGGCTTGGCTCGCCTGACGACCAATCTGCTACCCACGGAAATCCGCACCGACCGCCTCATTCGTGCCAAAAAGCCATATGCGGCTGCCGCTGCCGCCATGCTCCTGCTCGGCGTCTTCGGCTTGGCCTTCAGCTATGCCGCACCGTACAAAGCCCTCAGCGACCCGGCCATCGACAAGAGCATTAAAGAAGTCGAAGCCGCTTCCAAAGACTACAGCCGTCAGGAAAGCGAGTACAACAGCCGTATCACTAAAGCCAAGGAAACCCAGTCCGATGTGAAGCTGATCATCGCCGGACAGGAAGAACGCTTGAACTGGCCGCGTTTCCTGGAGGTTCAAACCGCAGCTCTGCCTCGCCCCCCACATGGACAAGACCCCGGCAACCTCCAAGACCCGGAACAGCAAAAGTTCTGGAAAATGGAAGGGGACATTGGCCTGCGCGCCTACCAGTGGTGGCTCAGCCGCATGCGCGATGGCGTGCGGATCGACCAGATGCTGGATGATGCCAACTCTGAGAATCCGAAATATCTAGCCGTGGTGAATGTCGAAGCCTTCCACACACGCTGGGTCAAAGACCTCGGTAAGTTCCTCGATCAGGTCGATACGCTCGTCTTCAAGGAATACCGCGAAAACATTGCGGATACAATGAAGGAAGACGAACGAGTCCGGGATGAGACGCAGAATCGCAACAAGCCCAAACCGCTAGAAGGGGGCGGTTGGGTGGTCGAGATTCGGGGATACACCGAACACGAGGCTGGCCCACAATTCATCAAGTTGGGGCTGGTCCGCAATCTCCAGCAGATTGACAAATTTGCCCAAGATGAGACCAAAATCAGCCGTTATATCGTCGGCGGCAAGGACCCCGTGAAAGGGAAAGTGTCTCACGTTTTTGTGTACAAGGTCTGGACGGTCAACAATGCCACCTCCCACTTGCCGGTCCACATCCAGCAATCGTATCTGGAAGCCATTCTCGGAGGTGGTCGCCGCGGGGGAACGGATGGGACTTCCGGTCCTCCTGGCATGGCCATGGGCACTCCACCTGGCGGTGCTCCCGGTGATACAATGGGGGCTTACGGAAGCATGATGGCTGGAGCGGGGGGAGCTGCCAGTCCTGCGGATGAATTGGCTCCGCAGTGGCGGCCGCTCAAAGGAGGCCGAGCGGCCATGACTCCCGGTATGCCTGGTTACAGTGGTTCTGGAGGCATGATTCCCCCCGGAACAGGAAGTCCAGACGACGCAGGTGCTCCGGGTGCTGCTGGCTCCGGTGGTATTAGCTTGCCGCCTCCTCCCACAGGGACAGCCGGCGGAATCGGCCTACCGTCCCCACCCGTCGGTACAGGCGGCGGCGTTGCTCCCGGCGGACCCATCCTGCCCGGTGGATCAAGGGTGGGACAACCACCTTCCACTAGCAGCGGTAGTGGACGCATACGCCATGAGTTTGTTGTCATGTTCATCTGGCGTGAACCGGTCCCACCGGTTCCTGTGGATACTCCTTGA
- a CDS encoding class I SAM-dependent methyltransferase codes for MVRGVTPARSISIQHYNFNYRSTRPSNPESQARGERLPFADKSVDIITLENASNRRATISEIARVIKPGGDIRLVGPATPEILAAHQQIAEAVGGRVFQTIIKVRSDVDEVVYTNIIVPARK; via the coding sequence GTGGTGAGGGGCGTTACCCCAGCGCGATCAATATCAATCCAGCACTACAACTTCAACTACCGGAGCACCAGGCCGTCCAATCCCGAATCTCAGGCCAGAGGTGAACGGTTGCCCTTCGCAGACAAGTCAGTAGACATCATCACTCTCGAGAATGCTTCGAACCGGCGAGCTACTATTTCGGAGATCGCACGGGTCATCAAACCTGGGGGCGATATTCGACTCGTCGGCCCTGCAACCCCCGAAATCCTTGCTGCTCACCAACAAATAGCTGAGGCAGTTGGAGGAAGAGTTTTTCAGACTATAATCAAAGTCCGATCGGATGTTGACGAAGTCGTCTACACTAACATCATTGTCCCAGCGAGGAAGTAA
- a CDS encoding SDR family NAD(P)-dependent oxidoreductase, translated as MSAVLRGQVALVTGASSGIGRATAIALAQAGADVALNYLTLPEGAISAQKIIEEQGRRTLLCPVDVSDQAAVEQMVEQVARHFGRLDILVTAAVFSEREPFLTADMAGFRKTFDVSMWGAFYVLRAACRQMVAQGQGGRVVIVSSPHAQIAFPNCMAYNMAKAALDQMMRTAAVELLPHRIRVNGIYPGWTDTPGERKYYSEEVLQKAAQTLPLRRLAQPEEIARGILFLVSPDSDYMTGSILSMDGGIFLPWWSKRGSGENL; from the coding sequence ATGTCAGCGGTGCTCAGGGGTCAGGTAGCTTTGGTCACGGGTGCCTCTTCTGGGATTGGCCGGGCCACGGCGATTGCCTTAGCCCAAGCGGGTGCGGATGTGGCGTTGAACTATCTCACGTTGCCGGAAGGGGCGATCTCGGCTCAGAAAATCATTGAGGAGCAAGGGCGCCGGACTTTGCTCTGCCCCGTCGATGTGTCGGATCAGGCGGCGGTAGAACAGATGGTAGAACAGGTCGCGCGCCACTTCGGTCGCTTGGATATTCTGGTCACGGCAGCGGTGTTCAGCGAGCGGGAACCGTTTTTGACGGCAGACATGGCAGGCTTCCGCAAGACATTCGACGTGAGTATGTGGGGTGCCTTTTACGTCCTGCGGGCTGCCTGCCGTCAAATGGTGGCCCAAGGACAAGGAGGCCGGGTGGTAATCGTCAGCTCTCCGCACGCACAGATCGCCTTTCCCAACTGCATGGCTTACAACATGGCCAAGGCCGCTTTGGACCAAATGATGCGCACCGCCGCTGTGGAACTGCTTCCCCATCGCATCCGGGTCAACGGCATTTATCCCGGCTGGACTGATACACCCGGAGAGCGCAAATACTACAGCGAAGAGGTGCTGCAAAAGGCCGCGCAAACCTTGCCGCTACGCCGCTTGGCCCAACCGGAGGAAATCGCCCGGGGTATCTTGTTCTTGGTTAGTCCCGACAGCGATTACATGACCGGGAGCATCCTCTCCATGGATGGTGGGATTTTCCTCCCTTGGTGGTCCAAGCGCGGCAGTGGCGAAAATCTTTAA